From Kitasatospora sp. MAP12-44:
GATGGTCGGAGCGCCGAACTTCTTGTCGATGACGACGTTGCGGCCCTTGGGACCGATGGTCACCTTGACGGTGTCGGCGAGCTTGTTGACACCGCGCTCCAGCGAGCGGCGGGCGTCCTCGTCGAACTGCAGGATCTTCGGCATGGTTCCGTTTCCTTGGGGTGTCTACGTGAGCCAACAACCACGCCCCGGGCCCCTGTCAGTGATGACACGGATCCGGGGCGAGGCGAGGTGGCGGGCACGGGGCCCGCCGGACTTGCTTACTTCTCGATGATGGCGAGAACGTCGCGAGCCGAGAGGACGAGGTACTCCTCGCCCTGGTACTTCACCTCGGTGCCGCCGTACTTGGAGTACAGGACGACGTCGCCGACGGCGACGTCGAGCGGAAGACGGTTACCGTCCTCGAAGCGGCCCGGGCCGACGGCCAGGACAACGCCCTCCTGGGGCTTCTCCTTGGCGGTGTCCGGGATAACCAGGCCGGAGGCCGTGGTGGTCTCGGCGTCGAGCGGCTGGACCACAATGCGGTCCTCAAGCGGCTTGATGGCAACCTTGCTGCTGGCGGTGGTCACGTCCGAGTTCCCCTTCGGAGATTACGGGGTTGTCTATCAGGTAGGTGGCGACGTCTGCGGCCTGCCGTCGCGGGGGTCAGGCCACTCTTTCGCGTTAGCACTCCCCCTGGGGGGAGTGCCAAGAACGACCATAGGCCGCTGTTAGCACTCAGTCAACCAGAGTGCCAACGGCGCGCCCAGCGATTCGATCCGAGCGGTGTCCCCGGGCGCGCCGCCGCCGGGGACAATGGGCGGGTGGAGATCGAGATTTTTGAGGCCCTGCTCACCGACCGGGGCCAGCAGCTGCTGGCCGAGCTGCGGGAGCACGCGCCCGGCCAGGAGCTGGCGCTGGCCACCCGGCTGCGCCGCGAGCACCCGGCCGAGCTGGTCTCCGCAGCGATCGGGCAGGCGCAGCTGCGCCAGCGGGCCCGCGCCAAGTTCGGCGAGGACGCCGACCGGATGTACTTCACGCCCAACGGCGTCGAGCAGTCCACCCGGCGCAGCGTGGCCGAGTGGCGCGCGCAGCGCTTCGCGGCGCTCGGCGTGCGGCGGCTGGCCGACCTCTGCGGCGGCATCGGCGGCGACGCGATCGCGCTGGCCCGGGCCGGGATCGCGGTGCTCGCCGTCGACCGCGACCCGCTGGCCTGCGCGGCTGCCGCCGCCAACGCCGCCGCGCTCGGGCTCGCCGAGCTGATCGAGGTGCGCTGCGCCGACGTCACCGAGACCGCCGTCGAGGGCTTCGACGCGGTCTTCACCGACCCCGCCCGGCGCACCACCAAGGGCAGGGTCTTCGACCCCGCCGCGTACTCCCCGCCGCTCGCCTGGGCCATCGAGGCCGGCCGGAGCACCCCGTACGGCGCGCTCAAGATCGCGCCGGGCATCCCGCACGACGCGGTCCCCGAGGACGCCGAGGCCGAGTGGGTCTCCGACCACGGGGACGTCAAGGAGGCCGTGCTCTGGTTCGGCACCAAGGCCGCCGAGCCGCACCGCGCCACCCTGCTGCCGGGCGGGCGCACGCTGACCGGCGGCCGGCTCCCCGACCCTCCCGCCGGCCCGATCCGCCGCTACCTCTACGAGCCGGACGGTGCGGTGATCCGCGCCCACCTGGTCGCCGAGGTCGCCGAGCAGGTGGGCGGCACGCTACTGGATCCGATGATCGCCTACCTGACGTCCGATCAGCTGGTCCCGACCCCCTACGCGCACGCGTACGAGGTGACCGACGTGCTGCCGTTCAACATCAAGAAGCTCAAGGCGCTGCTGCGCTCGCGCGGCGTCGGCACCGTGGTGATCAAGAAGCGCGGCATCGGCCTGACCCCGGAGGAGCTGCGCCGCGCCCTCAAACCCGAGGGCGCGAACGAGGCGACGGTCGTGATGACCCGGATCGGCAGCACCCCGATGATGATGCTCGCCCAGCCGGTCAAGGCCGCGGGCTAGCTGGGCGGCTGGATGTAGTCGTCCAGCCTGGCCACCGCGAAGCCCTGCTCCTGGATCCGGCTGAGCAGCTCGCCGAACATCTCGGTCATCGTCTCGCCCTTGAGCTCCGACGGGCCGCGGAAGTGCGCCAGGATGATGTCGCCGGGCTTCAGCTTCTTGTCGGCCGTCTGGTACTGCATGTCGTGGATCTGCATGGTCTCCTGCCAGATCACCACCGCGCGCGGACCGCACTGCTGGACGGCCGTGTTGAGCGTCGGGGTGTGCGCGCCGTCGCCGTACGGCGGGCGGAACAGGAACGGCGCGGTGCCGTACTGCTGGGTGATGACCTGCTGGTCGCCGCAGACCTCGGCCTTCTGCTCGGCGGCCGACTTGGTGCTCATCGCCGGGTGGTGCAGCGTGTGGTTCTGGATCGAGTTGCCGAGCGCCTGCAACGGCTTGAAGTAGCCGTAGTTGTCCTTGATGGTGTCGTTCATCAGGAACATCGTGATCGGGACCTTCAGGTCGTTCATCATCTCGATGAACTTGGGGTCCTTCTCCGCGCCGTCGTCGATCGTCACGAAGACCACCTTGTCGGTGGTCGGGATCGAGCTGATCACCGGGACCGTGCCGGTCTTGGTGAGCTTGACGGGCTTGACCGCCGGGGCCGGCGGGGCGGCCGGCAGCGGCTGGAGCTTCCACTTGGCCCAGGCGGCCGGGTCGACGGCCCCGGACGGTGCCCCGGTCGGCAGCGTGGTGGCCGGCGGCGGCAGCGCGGGCTGGCCGGCCGCCGGCGGGCCGCCCTGCGCGTTGTGCGGGCCCGCGCTGCTGCCGCAGCCGCTGATCGCGGCGGCCACCACCAGCGAACCGGCCAGATACGTCCTCGCCCGGCCCCAGTCGTACGTCCTCACGGCGCGGTGCCCCCCATATGTGCTGTTCGGTCAGGTTTCGACCACGAACGTTACCGCGCCGGAGTGACGTACTCGCTGGTAAACGACCAGCGGTGCACCGGGCGCGCCAGCAGCCCGGCCGGCGGCTCGGGAGCCGCGACCGGGTCGAGCCCGTCCCACCAGCTGATCAGCAGCACCCGGTCCCCCGGCGCGCTGAACAGCTCGACCCGATCGGCCCCGGCCAGTGCCGGCAGCGCGCTCGCGCGGGCCCAGGCCAGAAGTTCGCCGGCCCGGCCCTCGGCCGCGCGCGCCTCCCACATCGCCGCGACCGTCGTCACGCCCCGCCACCCAGCTGCCGGTACGCCTGGCCGTGCACATCGGTGTGCGGCACCGAGACCTCGGTGACCGGCAGCGAGGAGTCGGCCGACAGGTGCAGCGCGGAGGCCGTCCGGTTGCGCCAGACCATCTCCGAGCCGAGCGCGGCCACCATCGCGCCGTTGTCCGTGCAGAGCCCGGGGCGCGGCACCCGCAGCCGGATGCCGGCCTTGTCGCAGCGCTGCTGGGCCATCTCGCGCAGCCGCGAGTTGGCCGCCACGCCGCCGCCGATCATCAGGTGGTCCACGTCGTTGTCCCGGCAGGCCTTGATCGCCTTGCGGGTCAGCACGTCGGTGACCGCCTCCTGGAAGGAGGCCGCGACATCCGCCACCGGGACGTCCTCGCCGGCCCGGCGCTTGCCCTCCACCCAGCGGGCGACGGCGGTCTTCAGGCCGGAGAACGAGAAGTCGTACTCCGGGTCCTTGGGGCCGCTCAGACCGCGCGGGAAGTGGATCGCCTTGGGGTCGCCTTCGCGTGCCATCCGGTCCACCACCGGGCCGCCGGGGAAGCCCAGGCCCAGCACCCGGGCCACCTTGTCGAAGGCCTCGCCGGCCGCGTCGTCGATGGTCGCGCCGAGCGGGCGGACGTCGCTGGTGATGTCGGCGGTCAGCAGCAGCGAGGAGTGGCC
This genomic window contains:
- the tsaD gene encoding tRNA (adenosine(37)-N6)-threonylcarbamoyltransferase complex transferase subunit TsaD gives rise to the protein MADEPLVLGIETSCDETGVGIVRGTTLLADAVASSVNDHARFGGVVPEIASRAHLEAMVPTIQRALDTAGIKASDLDGIAVTAGPGLAGALLVGVSAAKAYAWALDKPLYGVNHLASHICVDQLEHGRLPEPTMALLVSGGHSSLLLTADITSDVRPLGATIDDAAGEAFDKVARVLGLGFPGGPVVDRMAREGDPKAIHFPRGLSGPKDPEYDFSFSGLKTAVARWVEGKRRAGEDVPVADVAASFQEAVTDVLTRKAIKACRDNDVDHLMIGGGVAANSRLREMAQQRCDKAGIRLRVPRPGLCTDNGAMVAALGSEMVWRNRTASALHLSADSSLPVTEVSVPHTDVHGQAYRQLGGGA
- a CDS encoding class I SAM-dependent methyltransferase, which codes for MEIEIFEALLTDRGQQLLAELREHAPGQELALATRLRREHPAELVSAAIGQAQLRQRARAKFGEDADRMYFTPNGVEQSTRRSVAEWRAQRFAALGVRRLADLCGGIGGDAIALARAGIAVLAVDRDPLACAAAAANAAALGLAELIEVRCADVTETAVEGFDAVFTDPARRTTKGRVFDPAAYSPPLAWAIEAGRSTPYGALKIAPGIPHDAVPEDAEAEWVSDHGDVKEAVLWFGTKAAEPHRATLLPGGRTLTGGRLPDPPAGPIRRYLYEPDGAVIRAHLVAEVAEQVGGTLLDPMIAYLTSDQLVPTPYAHAYEVTDVLPFNIKKLKALLRSRGVGTVVIKKRGIGLTPEELRRALKPEGANEATVVMTRIGSTPMMMLAQPVKAAG
- a CDS encoding polysaccharide deacetylase family protein, translating into MRTYDWGRARTYLAGSLVVAAAISGCGSSAGPHNAQGGPPAAGQPALPPPATTLPTGAPSGAVDPAAWAKWKLQPLPAAPPAPAVKPVKLTKTGTVPVISSIPTTDKVVFVTIDDGAEKDPKFIEMMNDLKVPITMFLMNDTIKDNYGYFKPLQALGNSIQNHTLHHPAMSTKSAAEQKAEVCGDQQVITQQYGTAPFLFRPPYGDGAHTPTLNTAVQQCGPRAVVIWQETMQIHDMQYQTADKKLKPGDIILAHFRGPSELKGETMTEMFGELLSRIQEQGFAVARLDDYIQPPS
- the groES gene encoding co-chaperone GroES, translated to MTTASSKVAIKPLEDRIVVQPLDAETTTASGLVIPDTAKEKPQEGVVLAVGPGRFEDGNRLPLDVAVGDVVLYSKYGGTEVKYQGEEYLVLSARDVLAIIEK